Within the Scyliorhinus canicula chromosome 18, sScyCan1.1, whole genome shotgun sequence genome, the region gctatccacaatgctaccgtgctgccctggggaaggctttgctggctggggttatggggtcggaatactcggcaattgcagtgtcagatcatgctccacattgggtggatatggtactggagaagggggtagcgcagaggctggggtggaaattagatgtgggacttttgggggaccaagagTTGTGTGACTGTTATTACTGTTATTGTTAGAGACCGTTGCTATTttcattactgtttgttgttgtataaatacaaaatttttcaataaaaattacttctttaaaaaattgaaaaggtaattgtggggagggggggtaggggactggaacttggtgcaggagccaccatgctaccgtgctgcccacccatgctaccgtgggcagcacggtagcatgggtgggcagcacggtagcatggtggttagcataaatgcttcacagctccagggtcccaggttcgattcccggctgggtcactgtctgtgcggagtctgcacgtcctccccgtgtgtgcgtgggtttcctacgggtgctccggtttcctcccacagtccaaagatgtgcgggttaggtagattggccatgctaaattgcccgtagtgtcctaatagtaaggttaagggggggggagggagttgttgggttgcgggtatagggtggatacgtgggtttgagtagggtgatcattgctcggcacaacatcgagggccgaagggcctgttctgtgctgtactgttctatgttctatgtaattgaggaatatgtaggtttcaactgtacgggtgaggtgtcgaaggcagtcgtctgggaggctctaaaggcggtggtgaggggtgaggtgatcccATTTAAGGTCAGGGTGGactaagaggagaggttggaatggcagagggtaatagttgagatgttggaggtagataggagttatgcagaagatggggacccagcgaagttggaaaagaggaaggaactacaggtgagcttcgaccgactgtccaccaggaaggcggtgcgcccaCTGAGGCGagtaaggggtgcagtttatgagcatggaAATAAggagtatgttagcaggtcagctccggagggaggcagcggtaagggaaattgttcaggtgcagGACAGGGTAGGGAAGTTAGTGGTGGCTCTGGATCTGATTAATAAGGTCTTtgaggtcagagccacctgggggagaccaggAGATGCAGAAATGTTTTAATGGATTGGAGTTactgaggttaggggagggggacagggctacattagaaggagcgatagtggagcaggagataaaaagatttgattgggaggatgcagtcggggaagatggcagggccggatttatttccggtggaatattatacaaAATTCAAGgctaagctggcacccctgatgtggggatgtttgaagaggcgatagggaagggggtattACCACAAATGTTagtgcaggcatcgatttccctgttggtaaaaaaagataaagacccgacggagtgtgggtcgtatcgacccatatcacttttaaacgtggacgcaaaagtattggcaaaggtactggcgggtaggctggaggggtgcctcccgaaggtgataggtgaagatcagacggggttcgtgagagggaggcagctcttttcaaacgttagaagtgtattgaacgtggttatggcaccggcggaggggaaggaaacagagatggttgtggcattggacgctgagaaggcgtttgaccgggtagaatggggtacCTGATAGCAgctctggagcagtttgggataggaccaagatttgtgaactgagtAAAGCTACTATACAAGGAGCCGAGGGCGTGTGTCCGcaaaaacaacatcagctcgagatacttttctctccactgtgggataaggcagggatgtcctatgtcccccctgctgtttgcactcgcgattgagccgttggccatcgcattaagaagttggggggtatggaaaggaatagtgcgggggggggggggggggattagagcatagggtgtccttatatgccgatgacttgctgttatacgtgtcggaaccgagtgtgtcaatagggggaatattggagctgcttcgagtgtttgggtctttctcggggtacaaactaactctagacaagagtgagtatttttggtgtctcggccaggggtgggggcaggggtgggtgggctgcTATTCCATAGAGcaaggactcactttagatacctgggggcgCAGGTTTCCCGGCTCCGCAGgtccaacatttctagtttggtggggagagtgaaagccgacctggcgaggtgggatggtctccctctgtcactggcgggttgggtacaggaggttaaaatgaacgtgttgccgcaatttctgtttattttccaatgcctgccgattttcctgccaaaggcttttttcagagagattgagagaaggattacctcattcatatggggagggaaggtgcccagagttagaaaggtgctgctacagaggggaaggcaggcagggggtttgggtctcccgaacctgatgtactactactgggcggcgaatgtggagaaggtgcggagctgggtcagaggggtttattcccagtgggtcagaatggaggagagtgtgtgcagagggtcgggattgaaagcactagcaacagcgctgctcccgatagctccggggaaatactcagggagtccggtaataatagcttcattgagaatttggaggcagtttcgccaacacttcgggttgggggcagggtcaagggaaaatgccgattcgggggaaccacagatttgagccaggtaggtagaacatagaacatagaacagtacagcacagaacaggcccttcggccctcgatgttgtgccgaacaatgatcaccccacttaaacccacgtaacccgtatacccgtaacccaacaatccccccattaaccttacactacgggcaatttagcatggccaatccacctaacccgcacatctttggacggtgggaggaaaccggagcacccggaggaaacccacgcgcacacggggaggacgtgcagactccacacagacagtgacccagccgggaatcgaacctgggaccctggagctgtgaagcattgatgctaaccaccatgctaccgtgaggtgggatggaagttttcggaaatgggaagagaagaggattaagacactaaaagatttgtttcttggggtcggtttgcaggattgaaggagctggaagcgaagtatgggctggagcaaggggaaatgtttagatacatgcagtttgagattttgccagaaaggagatacagagcttcccggtggagccagcctccacattgctggaggaggggctgacaacagggggactggagaagggggtagtgtcagcggtgtacggagttATTTTGGtagaagagaaggcaccactggaagggatcaaagcaaagtgagaggaagagttgggagaggtcatagaggagggggtctggtgtgaggtgctccggagagtgaatacctccacctcgtgcgcgaggttggggctgatacagctgaaggtggtaaacagagcacacctcacaagggcgaggatgagccgattctttgaaggagtagaagatgtgtgaacattgcgggggggggggggtgggggggggggggggggggggggggggggggggggctcatcacgttcatatattttggtcctgtccaaagctagaggattactggaaggaggtttcaagggtaatttccaaggtggtgcatgtgaaactggacccgggtccccgggaggccatattcggggtgtcggaccagccagggttggaaacgggtgcggaggcagatatcatagccttcgcctcgttgatcgcccgaaggcggatcctgatgggttggagggcaacctctccaccctgtgccctggcgtggcggggggacgtgttggaattcttgattcttgagaaggttaagtttgaactgaggtgaaggatggaggggttctacaattcataggcattattcattatgcactttcaagaactggataacactgaacattagttggggggagggggtttgtgtatgttaatggtgactatgggtgattccggattcctttttgtcatttgtttatgtgaacacgcGGGCTAATGTTTagggtttggtgggagaatgggattgttgttattgatatggggattgacattagttactgattattgtttattgttggtgggtgtaaatttgggagaaaatgtgaaaaaggaggagaatataaatagtttttaaaaaagaaaaggggTTTGGCTTATtgcattttgttattgaattggaacagttaagggggaattcattaagtgttatatacatagattacagtagctgtgtggtgtctttgttCGTAATTGATAAAAAAATCTTGCTGTGTTTATAGATATATatgtgttaactacattcttagaataaaccctgttttgattaaagtgtcaaggaagtctgatgaatcacacccgCAGCGAAGCTTTCGTGCTCATCCTCGCCAAATAAAACGGTTGTATGTCAGGggagcttcataatacactttgaagTTTCTCAGCCCTGGCCCACAACACGaacccacagaccccccccccccccggattgcttGCTCACCACTCCTTCTGGGTCCACCAGTAGCAGATGCTTGGCCTGGCTATTGTGCATTCCAGTCAGGACATACTGTCCGGGGTTTGTCAGGCTCTCTCTCACCAGGAAATCTCCATCCAACACCAGGAGCTTCTCGGCCACTTTCCGACTAATCTTCCCATGGTACCAGGATTGCTGCTTTAACTGCTCCTCCTCCATGACCCTGGCTGTACCACAATTGAACCGCGAGATTCCCGTTCCGCGGCTTTTGCCTTTGCCGGATTTGGCATCGTGCAGTTTTAAGGCATCCTCAAATGGCCCTTCAGGGGAAAGATAACAAAGGTGAGAGGTCAGGCTGAGTTTGTCTGCTCTGTAACACAAACAGCCTCCATCCACAGTGAGGGAGCTCATATCTCACTCGCATGGAATCCCACAGTTAGACATACACAACAAGCTGTATTTCTGGGGAGCACGGTATCACAAAGTGCTGCACAGGAGTGTGACTGAGCCACGTACAGTGATGTCAGGAGAGCTGACCAAAGCTTTGGGCAAAGGGGTTTCAGGAGCAGCTTAAAAGGAGGAGAGAGGAGTACacagaggtgtagggagggaatttcagaaccTGAGCCCCAAGCAGCTGACGGCACGGCCGCCAATTGtggaattttaaaatcaggaaTAACCAAGAGGTCAATTGGAGGAGCACGGAGAtttcggaggaggaggaggaggtgatagagACAAAGAGTCTCTGGCAGAACGCTCCCCCTGGTGCTGGCCCTCCCAATCGCACAGCAACTtcctttccctcccctctccccccccaacaccccgatgCTGCCCCTCCAATGGCatggcaccccaccccccccccccccccccccccccccccccccaccccggtgctgCCCCTCCAATGGCACGGCAACCTCCCCCGCCCAGTGCTGCCCCTCCAATGGCACGGCAACCTCCCCCTCCCAGTGCTGCCCCTCCAAtggcaccccaccccaccccccaccccggtgctGCCCCTCCAATGGCACGGCAACCTCCCCCTCCCAGTGCTGCCCCTCCAATGGCACAGCAACCTCCCCTCCCAGTGCTGCCCCTCCAATGGCACGGCAACCTCCCCCTCCCAGTGCTGCCCCTCCAATGGCACGGCAACCTCCCCCTCCTAGTGCTGCCCCCACGATGGTACTGGGTACAGGTCGTGCAGACACTTACTCATGTCAAACATGTCTTTCTCAGGACTCTCCATCGCGTCCCCCGATGCTCCATTCTGCGTCACACTCATCTCACTGCTACTCCATCCCTGCTGGCCAAGGGCCTGAGTGTTAACATACAGGTGCTCCTCGCAAGTAGCTTTTCCATAGGGTCGAAGATAACCATCACTGAACATGCCTGTAATTTACAATCCCGGGGTCAGTGCCATGAGGTTATGGTGAAGGCTGGTGTCCAGCATCTGAGCTGGTCTTAACTTCGGAGCTTCTCaatcagtgttggggggggggggggggggggggggtgggactgcTCATTCTGATTGAGCTGTACGTGAATGTTGACGGCATTGGTCAAAATTCCTTCCTGGAGCCAAGTGGCTGGCTCAGGCGGTAAATGCACCACATGCGGTGGTTCTGCGCTTCACCGAGCCCCAGGAGGAACTCGTACTTCGCTACAACAGCTGAAGTATACGTTTGGATTTTATAATTGGCCTCAGAGTTCCAGACTGCTgagaggttgggttgggggggaggggggtaaactACATTCAGTTTGGGCTCCACACGCTCGACAGGGGACATTCCTGGGTCCTGCGTGTGTTTCCCACGCTCAGAGCGAGTTCTCCAAATGGCCTGAGTGTTTAAATATCCCACAGAGTGAGCAGGGCTCAACATGGGAGAGTGGGCAAGACTCTGAACTGGGTAAGTGGAATGAGAATGGGGAATGGGTGACAACAGAGGACACGTTCCCTCTGCTTCATCACTCAGGGCTGGGTTCCTGGAAAGAGGCCAAAGGTTTTGAAAATGGATCATCTCTGACCTGTGACGGCCTGTCCCAGCTCCTGACTGCGGTTCTTGGCCTTGTCCCGTCCGTTCTGATGTATCTCATTCTCAGGTGGACGACTGAGCTGTAATGAAAAGAATTGAGGGGGGTGTTCAGTGAAGACCCAAAGAACATGTCAACGGTTAGCAACGAACTGAGTCCAGCCTTATGTCTCATTTCAAGAATCCAGCTCGAGATATCAATATCTTGAATAATTTTGAGCAATTGCTCAACTCAGTACACCTGGAGGGAGAAATCTTCACCCCCGGAATgtttcactccccccacacacacacacacacacacacacacagacacaaaaacacactcacacactccatcCAGCCAACAAGCTGTCAGCAAATCGAGAGTCACCAAGGTTTACAGATGTCGAACTGGAGACCTTGCTGGGCGCTGTGGAGGAAAGGTGGGTGATCCTGTACCCCGCTTTTTACCTGGCGTGGACACAGGTGGTCACTGCCAGGGGCAACACCGCgctgaccagccagcagtgccgaaaaaaACTGCACGATCTCCTCACGGCGGTCAAGGTGGGTAGGTGCCGCTAGCACcaaaccgccccctcccccacacacatcacCGCACCCCCATCACCGCACCCCCCAACCAGGAGGGAAAGGGCTGCATGCGACAGGCTATCTAACACTGTGTGTattctgtcaccccccccccccccccccccccccccccagccactgcACCCACCGCCGAGAGCAGGGAAAAACTGGAGGGTTCCGTTAGAACTGCGGCCCCTGACCGCagcagaacagagggcactggacatagtCGGAAGGCCCGaagaaagggcagcagggtagctagcataaatgcttcacagctccagggtcccaggttcgattcccggctgggtcactgtctgtgtggagtctgcacgtcctccccctgtgtgcgtgggtttgctccgggtgctccggtttcctcccacagtccaaagatgtgcgggttaggtggattggccatgctaaattgcccgtagtgtcctaataaaagtaaggttaaggggggggttgttgggttacgggtatagggtggatacgtgggtttgagtagggtgatcatggctcggcacaacattgagggccgaagggcctgttctgtgctgtatgttctatgttctaaagggcaGTTGCAAAGCAGAGGTCAGCATCAGGCGAGGAcgtgagaccccactgagttgcggttcctcatggcgccgcagtcccagtgctatccactgcgccacatgctgccgtcagagcacactacttaagaccacacctcctccttatccccgtaacccagtaatcccacctaaccattttggacattaaggacaatttagcacggccaatccacccaactttcacatctttggactgtgggaggaaaccacagcacccggaggaaacccacgccgacacgggggagaacgtgcagactgggacctgggaccctggcactgtgaagcaacagtgctaaccactgtgctaccgtgctgcttctgGAAGGAAtggtcccattgattgtggagatgcagttgcgaGGGTTTGTCGACGAGCATccaacacctgcaggtgctgTTGGAGGACTCCAACCGcaagcaggagcaggaggtggtgccggccatgcgtgcCAACCAGGCCAACACCGAACAAGTGGCGaatgtttcggccatgggtcaacaTAGCCAAGACCTGGAGAAATCTGTGCAGGCgggagccgaggcccaggacagggctgctctctcacaggcagccatggaccagacccacctggacattgcaagtgcgctccagagcatggcccattcAAATGGGCCACGGCttagagcatcggcagcattgcccaggcgctggtcgacgtggcacagacccagagggaagtGGTCCAGTCCCACAGGGggttggcacagtcactggctgatgtggcacagatccagaaggtggtggcacagacgcagcatgatgtggtgcagtcccagactgaGGTGTgggactccctgtgctccattcccacgaacatgcagaccctggtcatcATGAGAGCAGGcgcccaggactggcagtgccaggtgctgggggagcctcaggggttagctccgctcacacccccgtcccatggagtgtcCTGGGGGTCACTGGGCATGGCGATTAATGTGATTAATTCTGTATTTAAatcaaagtttgttttaacataaaatataccaaTTGGTcacagtcatcactcctggggtgaaatatCCTCTTCTCATAGTTTTATAAAATTGAGGTTTCGCGTTTGGTATTCTAACAAAACTtgggatctggggctggattcacagCAGCCCCCGCGCTGAAACCagggccggtgtcggggcggagaGTCCAGTTTTCAatcctttctctgtgtgtgtggctcTGCGGTcccagtccgccatggagctcggcgtGGGTTACACAACAGGGAATTCCGCAAATGTGGAGTTTGAAGCCTGTTACCCACAAAGCAATGCAATAGACAATCAGGAAAGTCACGGACCTGCAGAGTGCCTGTTGGGCCAGATTGCTGAGTCTGGACATTCCACTGTCTGCCCCTGGTATCCACAACACCTCCCAGAGGAGGTTCCTTTCCTGGAATGCTGTTATAATAATTATGCTCTGACGTCTCGTCCTCCTCACCCCAGGCAGATTCCTCACTACCGGCCATCCTATCATCCACCCAAGGAAGAAATAAATGTTACAATCATGGCAACAAACATTCGGCCAATAAATGCAGGATTTGTTCGGGTGCTAACTCTTTCTGATACATATTGACCTAGACAGAGAAACGGATAGAATAGGAgtcggaggaggccattcagccctttgagcctgctccgccattcattacgatcgtggctgctcatccaactcaatagcttaatttcGCCTAATCCCAACTTTGGTGTAcaaaacagcacggtagcacaagtggatagcactgtggcttcacagctccagggtcccaggttcgattccccgctgggtcactgtctgtgtggagtctgcacgttctccccgtgtctgcgtgggtttcctccgggtgctccggtttcctcccacagtccaaagacgtgcaggttaggtggattggccatgataaattgcccttagtgaccaaaaaggttaggaggggttattgggtaacggggatagggtggaagtgagggcttaagtgggtcggtgcagactcgatgggccgattggcctccttctgcactgtatgttctatatgtactCGATAACACAATTTCAATATTTGCAGATGGATCAAAACTTGGtatcattgtgaactgtgaggacagtgtagaagttCCAAAAATCACAgacagggtggtggtgtgggcaaaCAGGTCAAATTAATGCGGAGATGTGTGAGTGATTCATACGAACATGGAGAAGCAATAC harbors:
- the shc2 gene encoding SHC-transforming protein 2 isoform X2, translated to MSITINISIEGLNLALPTTRQTIANHHMQSISFASGGDTDTTDYVAYVAKDPVNQRACHILECCEGLAQTVISTIGQAFELRFKQYLHSPPKVVAPLDRMAGSEESAWGEEDETSEHNYYNSIPGKEPPLGGVVDTRGRQWNVQTQQSGPTGTLQLSRPPENEIHQNGRDKAKNRSQELGQAVTGMFSDGYLRPYGKATCEEHLYVNTQALGQQGWSSSEMSVTQNGASGDAMESPEKDMFDMRPFEDALKLHDAKSGKGKSRGTGISRFNCGTARVMEEEQLKQQSWYHGKISRKVAEKLLVLDGDFLVRESLTNPGQYVLTGMHNSQAKHLLLVDPEGVVRTKDLLFENITHLINYHIESDVPIVAAESEVRLKQIIQRRH
- the shc2 gene encoding SHC-transforming protein 2 isoform X1, which encodes MGCIEVVKSMRSLDFNTRTQVTREAINRLHEAVPGVKGVWKRKPSNQYLQLILGRSNLRFAGMSITINISIEGLNLALPTTRQTIANHHMQSISFASGGDTDTTDYVAYVAKDPVNQRACHILECCEGLAQTVISTIGQAFELRFKQYLHSPPKVVAPLDRMAGSEESAWGEEDETSEHNYYNSIPGKEPPLGGVVDTRGRQWNVQTQQSGPTGTLQLSRPPENEIHQNGRDKAKNRSQELGQAVTGMFSDGYLRPYGKATCEEHLYVNTQALGQQGWSSSEMSVTQNGASGDAMESPEKDMFDMRPFEDALKLHDAKSGKGKSRGTGISRFNCGTARVMEEEQLKQQSWYHGKISRKVAEKLLVLDGDFLVRESLTNPGQYVLTGMHNSQAKHLLLVDPEGVVRTKDLLFENITHLINYHIESDVPIVAAESEVRLKQIIQRRH